From Fusarium oxysporum f. sp. lycopersici 4287 chromosome 10, whole genome shotgun sequence, the proteins below share one genomic window:
- a CDS encoding L-fuculose-phosphate aldolase yields the protein MAQHGISASTLTVPVQNVLRLTSGQSGSAQQQEETPCQAISHGDELPGIPTFPTFRDHRRHILVHMAATFRHWARHNYTEGQSGHISIRDPEYPGLMWMNPLSRHFGSLRAGDMICLDIETGRVVAGRKNPATGGITVNAAGFWIHSAIHKARPDAHAVCHAHTVAGRAWSVFAKPLEMLTQDVCNFYNAHAVYDEYGGIVFAGEEGQRIAAALGTDKKAAILMSHGLLTVGSTVDEAGFLFGLLDRSCAIQLHAEAASANGLKKRIISDEEAAQNFKMASEANVLYREGQADIEYEIEAVGGEEEMAKGFGDLKMGI from the exons ATGGCTCAACACGGAATCAGCGCTTCTACCTTGACTGTTCCTGTACAGAATGTTCTCCGCCTCACAAGTGGCCAATCGGGCTCGGCTCAGCAACAGGAAGAGACTCCGTGTCAAGCAATCTCTCACGGGGATGAACTGCCTG GTATTCCTACGTTCCCTACCTTTCGAGATCACCGTCGACACATTCTTGTCCATATGGCGGCAACCTTTAGACATTGGGCCCGTCACAACTACACTGAAGGGCAGTCGGGTCATATCTCAATTCGCGACCCTGAGTACCCGGGACTCATGTGGATGAACCCCCTCAGCCGTCATTTCGGCAGCCTCCGTGCTGGCGACATGATCTGTCTTGACATAGAGACTGGTCGGGTTGTTGCTGGTAGGAAGAACCCTGCTACAGGTGGTATCACGGTGAATGCAGCAGGATTTTGGATTCACTCAGCCATTCACAAAGCACGACCCGACGCACACGCAGTTTGCCATGCACACACCGTGGCCGGTCGCGCTTGGTCTGTGTTCGCCAAGCCGCTTGAGATGCTCACCCAAGACGTGTGCAACTTCTACAATGCTCACGCTGTTTACGATGAATACGGTGGTATTGTCTTTGCTGGTGAGGAAGGGCAGCGTATTGCGGCGGCATTAGGGACCGATAAAAAAGCAGCAATCCTGATGAGTCACGGACTGTTGACAGTAGGAAGCACTGTTGATGAGGCAGGCTTCTTATTTGGATTACTGGATCGGTCATGCGCTATTCAATTGCATGCAGAAGCGGCATCTGCTAATGGACTCAAGAAGAGGATTATCagtgatgaggaggctgCACAGAATTTCAAGATGGCGAGTGAAGCTAATGTCCTGTATAGAGAGGGACAGGCGGATATTGAGTACGAGATTGAGGCGGTTGGCGGCGAAGAGGAGATGGCAAAGGGTTTCGGGGATCTCAAAATGGGTATCTAG
- a CDS encoding hypothetical protein (At least one base has a quality score < 10), whose amino-acid sequence MSDGLSESLGSQTAEDVLADLDAGSRRFRRQKVFCLFKGPFGAFRVSEGGQVPDSADSNASPSSEDMCVSPDHPEGQDHVTRNSDAEDIENEDWMQQLDDVDFDTFDVPLDFILDQDAHQELGTIQSLITYPSSDLFASIAPDPLTTPCVEVNQLPEEITKDIVSLKEPLNERQETRRDLILREPAGSIFDSALPEEASSLLRHYKQHIDATTAALKAKRQSPWQLMFLPCAFQTFAELSLLGTASHTRVAVLCALLARSAFKLYKTDPDATKSNYWRTVGSKNMDKARYHLQRVLDQDMTLVHTVEYEELLMAFLAICTTTVAPPRTFLLDAEKLIRLRKSFTGGPQNVRILHHVYTYLRVIVESTSTCISDAAGDRENEPHHISPPRTFRISEDSLNVGLDPTVTKTAELGYGDIHLEVQGLWEKTLHSTIHGIPESLMTLLAQTISLANEKKHLETGGLTNSKVLSDLKRHTQTLEKRIWSWQLDFELAISPPSADLTSNSDLELIHHPHTQLMILAVHRALVIYFYRRVHDVSAMVLQDNVRETIEFLEPCIETLADDDDFTPSLAWAAFVSASEAIKPELQQRALKCVTITDNQGFHYGPKSSAEAVMSIWAGRQST is encoded by the exons ATGAGTGACGGTCTGTCCGAAAGTTTAGGCTCCCAAACAGCCGAGGATGTCTTGGCAGACCTTGACGCTGGTTCTAGAAGATTTCGTAGGCAAAAGGTCTTCTGTCTGTTCAAAGGACCGTTTGGCGCCTTTCGAGTCTCGGAAGGTGGGCAAGTACCCGACTCTGCCGACTCCAACGCTTCACCATCGAGCGAAGATATGTGTGTATCTCCAGACCATCCAGAGGGTCAAGATCATGTCACCCGAAATAGCGACGCTGAGGATATTGAAAATGAAGATTGGATGCAACAACTGGATGACGTGGACTTTGATACTTTTGATGTTCCACTTGATTTCATTCTCGATCAAGATGCACACCAAGAGCTTGGCACTATCCAGTCCCTGATCACGTATCCATCCTCGGACCTGTTCGCAAGTATTGCACCAGATCCCCTGACTACGCCTTGTGTTGAGGTGAACCAACTCCCCGAAGAAATTACCAAAGACATTGTGAGTTTGAAGGAACCCTTGAACGAAAGACAagagacgagacgagactTGATACTTCGCGAGCCGGCTGGGTCTATCTTCGATTCAGCTCTACCCGAAGAAGCCTCATCTCTGCTCCGGCATTATAAGCAACATATCGACGCTACCACAGCTGCTCTAAAAGCTAAACGACAATCTCCATGGCAGCTCATGTTCTTACCTTGTGCATTCCAAACCTTTGCCGAGCTATCGCTACTTGGAACAGCTTCACACACTCGAGTGGCTGTCCTTTGTGCTTTACTAGCTCGAAGTGCCTTTAAACTATACAAGACAGACCCAGATGCGACAAAGTCCAACTACTGGCGTACCGTGGGATCCAAGAATATGGACAAAGCACGATACCACTTACAGAGAGTACTAGATCAAGATATGACTTTGGTCCACACAGTGGAATATGAGGAACTATTGATGGCATTTCTCGCCAT CTGTACCACGACGGTCGCACCCCCCAGAACCTTTTTGCTTGACGCTGAGAAGTTGATCCGCCTTCGTAAATCTTTTACTGGTGGCCCCCAAAACGTGAGGATCCTACACCACGTATACACATATCTACGTGTTATAGTAGAAAGCACATCGACCTGCATATCGGATGCAGCAGGAGATAGAGAAAACGAACCCCATCACATTTCACCTCCTCGCACATTTCGTATCAGCGAGGACTCTCTTAATGTTGGCCTTGACCCTACTGTTACTAAGACTGCAGAGCTCGGTTACGGGGACATCCATCTTGAGGTGCAGGGCCTTTGGGAAAAAACATTACACTCGACCATACACGGAATTCCAGAGTCTTTAATGACGCTGCTTGCACAAACAATCTCTCTCGCTAACGAAAAGAAACATCTAGAGACAGGTGGTCTGACCAACTCGAAGGTGCTGAGTGACTTGAAGAGACACACTCAGACATTAGAGAAACGAATCTGGTCCTGGCAGCTTGACTTTGAACTAGCCATTAGTCCCCCTTCTGCCGACCTAACTTCAAACTCTGACCTCGAGCTCATTCATCACCCTCACACCCAACTGATGATCTTAGCGGTTCATCGAGCACTCGTCATCTATTTCTATCGCCGAGTTCACGACGTTAGTGCTATGGTTCTTCAGGATAACGTGCGTGAGACTATAGAGTTTCTAGAACCTTGTATCGAAACATtggcagatgatgatgacttcaCACCGAGTCTAGCTTGGGCCGCGTTTGTGTCTGCGTCTGAAGCCATTAAGCCAGAACTACAGCAGAGAGCGCTGAAATGTGTGACAATTACGGACAACCAGGGCTTTCACTACGGTCCCAAGTCATCGGCTGAGGCTGTTATGTCGATATGGGCTGGGCGACAGAGTACATGA